A genomic window from Lentibacter algarum includes:
- a CDS encoding ATP-binding cassette domain-containing protein — protein MIELTDVAYSYGDGELLGDMTLSLPTGSFYFLTGPSGAGKTTLLKLCYGELLPTAGHLRLFDQDVRSLDRDGIAEMRRRIGVVHQDCQFLDHLSIADNIALPLTVAGHSLAGEQQNLAELMNWVGLRDRADALPPELSGGERQRAALARAVIMSPDVILADEPTGNIDWEMSQRLLQLLVELNRMGKTVVIATHDMSLIRAAKTQVQSRVLRIAGRRIQQAGADL, from the coding sequence GTGATAGAGTTAACAGATGTGGCCTATAGCTACGGCGACGGCGAGCTTTTGGGCGATATGACCCTGAGTTTACCGACGGGGTCGTTCTACTTCCTGACAGGTCCGTCTGGCGCAGGAAAAACCACGCTTCTTAAGCTTTGCTATGGTGAGCTCTTGCCCACTGCAGGGCATTTGCGTCTGTTTGATCAAGACGTTCGCAGCCTTGATCGTGACGGGATCGCGGAGATGCGCCGCCGTATTGGTGTCGTACATCAGGATTGCCAGTTTCTTGATCACCTTTCTATCGCTGACAACATTGCTCTGCCGCTCACCGTTGCAGGGCACAGTTTGGCGGGCGAGCAGCAAAACCTTGCGGAGCTGATGAACTGGGTGGGTCTGCGCGACCGCGCTGATGCGCTTCCTCCTGAGCTGTCGGGCGGTGAACGGCAGAGAGCTGCGTTGGCGAGAGCGGTGATTATGTCGCCCGATGTGATCTTGGCTGACGAGCCGACGGGGAATATTGACTGGGAAATGTCACAACGCCTATTGCAGCTTCTTGTCGAGCTGAACCGTATGGGAAAAACAGTTGTTATTGCGACGCATGACATGAGTCTTATCCGTGCCGCAAAAACACAGGTCCAGTCGCGGGTGTTGCGGATTGCGGGGCGGCGGATTCAGCAGGCGGGGGCAGATCTCTGA
- a CDS encoding cell division protein FtsX codes for MRNVININKITDFIIGDAQAERAVPPTGFTARLTLFAAAVMAFLAVFALALSVSAGRLSERWASELAQSATVRISAPQGQMQASTEAAIEVLQTTPGVASARLLSDAEQRKLLEPWFGPDMPLEALPIPQLIEIIESSEGLDAEALRLRLLGEVPGAVLDDHARWRAPLAAAAGRLSFLGWFSIILIFAVMGAMITLAANAALAANAKVITVMRLVGAKDGYIASAFVRRFTLRSLTGAALGMVLGVIALLILPTGGGDESILSGLGFRGASWLWPLVIPLLAGLVAFAATQAAARRTLKELR; via the coding sequence ATGAGAAACGTCATCAATATCAATAAAATAACTGACTTTATTATTGGTGATGCACAGGCCGAGCGGGCCGTGCCGCCGACAGGGTTTACCGCACGGCTAACGCTGTTTGCGGCGGCCGTCATGGCTTTTCTTGCCGTGTTCGCACTGGCGCTTTCTGTTTCTGCGGGCCGCCTTTCAGAGCGTTGGGCAAGTGAGCTGGCGCAATCAGCCACAGTGCGCATTTCTGCTCCGCAAGGCCAGATGCAGGCTTCGACTGAAGCCGCGATTGAGGTTCTTCAAACCACGCCCGGTGTGGCCAGTGCACGACTGTTGAGCGATGCGGAGCAACGTAAGCTCTTGGAGCCATGGTTTGGGCCTGACATGCCGCTTGAGGCTTTGCCTATTCCACAGCTGATTGAAATTATTGAGAGCTCAGAGGGCCTTGACGCCGAGGCGCTCCGCCTACGCCTTCTGGGTGAAGTGCCTGGCGCTGTACTGGATGATCATGCACGCTGGCGCGCGCCTTTGGCGGCGGCGGCTGGGCGTCTGTCGTTTCTGGGGTGGTTCTCTATCATACTGATCTTTGCGGTCATGGGCGCGATGATTACACTGGCGGCCAATGCGGCGCTGGCGGCAAACGCGAAGGTGATCACTGTGATGCGGCTTGTTGGCGCGAAAGACGGCTATATCGCAAGTGCCTTTGTGCGGCGCTTCACGTTGCGCTCTTTGACTGGTGCTGCACTTGGCATGGTGCTTGGCGTGATTGCACTGCTGATTTTGCCGACGGGCGGCGGAGACGAGAGTATTTTGAGCGGCCTTGGGTTTAGAGGGGCAAGCTGGCTCTGGCCACTGGTGATACCGCTTCTGGCGGGGCTTGTGGCCTTTGCTGCAACTCAAGCGGCCGCGCGCCGCACATTAAAGGAGCTGCGCTGA
- a CDS encoding lysophospholipid acyltransferase family protein, whose protein sequence is MMLAVRWVISLFFVVQNAVMMLLVGIVFLPWALVSSKGARAACKFYCIWVLWTARWMLNLRHEIRGTPPSGEMLIAAKHQSFLDIIMIFNASPAAKFIMKRELLWTPVIGLYAYRIGCVPVNRGKRGKAIKKMLHDVKSGLTAAGQLVIYSQGTRVKPGEKKPYKVGTFALYDQMEQVCMPVATNAGLFWPKGTIMRKPGLAVVTFLEPIPAGLEQAEFMERLEAEVEACSDSLMAEAGFSG, encoded by the coding sequence CTGATGTTGGCTGTACGCTGGGTTATTTCGCTGTTCTTTGTGGTTCAGAACGCTGTGATGATGCTGCTGGTCGGGATTGTCTTTTTGCCTTGGGCGCTGGTGAGCTCAAAAGGTGCGCGGGCGGCGTGCAAATTCTATTGTATTTGGGTGCTCTGGACCGCGCGCTGGATGCTTAACCTGCGTCACGAAATTCGCGGCACACCGCCGTCGGGTGAGATGTTGATTGCCGCCAAGCACCAGTCCTTCCTTGATATCATCATGATTTTCAATGCGAGCCCTGCTGCAAAATTCATCATGAAGCGCGAACTCCTCTGGACGCCAGTGATTGGGCTTTATGCCTATCGGATTGGGTGTGTGCCTGTGAACCGTGGCAAGCGTGGTAAGGCGATCAAGAAGATGCTCCACGATGTTAAGTCAGGGCTGACAGCGGCGGGTCAGCTGGTGATTTACAGTCAGGGCACGCGCGTCAAACCAGGCGAAAAGAAACCCTATAAAGTTGGTACATTTGCGCTCTATGACCAGATGGAACAGGTCTGTATGCCTGTTGCGACCAATGCGGGATTGTTCTGGCCAAAGGGCACGATCATGCGCAAACCAGGTCTGGCTGTCGTCACGTTTTTGGAGCCGATCCCCGCGGGATTGGAGCAGGCCGAGTTTATGGAACGCCTTGAAGCAGAGGTTGAGGCGTGTTCGGATTCCTTGATGGCGGAAGCAGGGTTTAGTGGCTGA